Genomic window (Paenibacillus sp. 37):
TTCTCGATTATGGTACACAGTACGACATGAGCATAACAAATGCGGACAGCTCGATAACACGGTATGATTTTTCATTAGGAATGGATCCCAAGATGCAAGGCCTGTTGGTGAACCAGGAGGACACATCTACTGGTTATAGCATATCCCTTGAAGATGCGAATCAACTAAGAAGACTGATTCAGCGACGTACAGATTAAGAAGGTATATGGAACGGAGAAGAACCTGTGGATGACAAAATTACCATTGAACCTATGACACGATCGGATGCAGAGGGTGCGTATCGGGTATTCGAGACAACGATCCCGGCAGCATTCGAACAGGAGGGAATAGGCTCGCTACTGGTTGATATTCAGGATGAAATAGCCCATAAAAAAGCGATGATTCACATGGCATTGCAAGCAAAGAACAACATAGAATCAAGTGTATTTTTCCTCGTCGCCAAAATGGGAGATGTTATTGTAGGCACAATCTCGTATGGACCGTGTGGTAAGGAGATTCGAGAATGTACAGAGGGCCGGCTGAACGGTATCGGAGAACTGGGTAGCCTGTATGTGTTGCCCGAGGTTCAAGGACAGGGGGTTGGTTCGGCGCTCATTCTCGCACTGATTACTGAACTGCAACGGCTGGGAATTCAGCAATTTTGTCTGGATAGCGGTTACCAGATCGCACAGAAGAAGTGGCAACGCAAATTCGGTGAACCCTATGTGGTGGCGAACAACTATTGGGGCGAAGGAACAGACCATATGGTGTGGTTGTGTGAAGTACAGGATTTTTATAGTAAAATGAAATGAACAAAAGAGATGACGACCTGTATTGTATAGGGGTCATCTCTTTATCTTTTTGCATCGATCGTGAACGATTGTTCGTACAGTGTATCATGTGTGTTTTTATGTACCCGAGGAAAAAAGGAGTGAACATATGTCAATACAGTGGAATATACCCGAGCAAAGGCTTTCCCCTCATGCGGTAAACTTGTGGAGAATTAGCGCCATCATATGGAATGTAATAGGTTTCCTGATCCTTGCCATACTGTTAATACTCGACTCAATCTATGGATGGAAAACGTGGATTGGTTGGATTTTGTGGGGGGTTACGGCCATATCTGTGCTCTATGCGGTGTGGGATATTTTCATCCAGCCTGCATGGTTATACAAGCATTGGTACTATGATGTGAATGAGGAGTTCCTGCAACTGAAGCGTGGGGCGCTAACCAAGGTACATCAGATCATCCCCATGGCGAAAGTGCAATCGGTTACCACAAATCAGGGACCTTTAATGCGAAAATATGGACTCTATTCCGTATCGGTTGGCACGATGGGTTCATCGCATGAAATCCCGGCATTGCCAGAGGAAGTCGCGCTTGCTCTCCGTCATCAGATTGCATCCTATGCACGGATTAATGAGGTGGATGAATGATTGATATGAAGCGACATCATCCATTAACCATGCTGTGGAGCTTGTGGAAACGGGTAAAGAATTGGTTCGCCATCGTCCTTTTTTTGTTTGTTTTCCGTCAGGGCTCGGAGTCCCAATGGATATTCTATGGAAGAATCGCTTTTTATGTGGGTGTCTCCATTAGCATCCTGTCCATTATCCTGAAGTGGTTTACCTCGCGTTATGCAGCTGACGATACAGCCTTTCATATCTATAGTGGTGTGTTTAACCGTACCCGAAGAACGATACCTTATACGAAGGTCCAGAATGTGAATCGTCATACAACGCTGTTTCATCGGTTGTTCAGCGTGACGTCGATCCGATTCGAGACAGGGATTAAGGGAGAAGATGCTACCTTTCAGATACACGTTGTTTCACTTTCCGAAGCGGAACAGCTGGAGAAAATTGTAGCAGGTCATATGGCTGAAGAAGCAGAAACAGCAGGAGCAACAGAGGAACATGATACGTTGGATGCGGTTCAGGCTATGGAAGAGGGAGAGGCGCAATCTGAACCTTTTATAACTGATGAAGTCATGTCTCTGTCTGCAAAAGAAAAACAGGAACGGGTTGTTCATTATCATTCCACCCGCAAGGACATATTCAAAGCATCCTTTACCTCGCTTAGTTTTCTCGTACTGATTCCGGTCCTGGCCACGCTGTATTCCTGGGTGAAGGACTTCTTCCCTGATGAAGAAGTAACGGAAAGTTTGTTATTAACCTGGCTTGATTCCTGGTGGATTGCCGGTTTGTTGATTTTAGTTTTATTGATCATATCTATTGCTCTGGGCATAGTCAGAACCTTCGTAAAGTATGGCAATTTCCAGATCACCTCGGATGCCAAGCGGATCTATATCTCGAAGGGCATGATGGAGCAAACGTCATTTTCAATCCTGAAAGAGCGAGTCCAGGCTGTGAAAATCACACAGTCGCCAATGAAAAGGTTGCTTGGACTAGCGGAAGTAGAACTGACCACCGCAGGTAGTCTGGGGGAATCCGAGCAGGAGGTAAACTCGCTCTATCCCTTCTTGCCGGTGAAGCAAGCTTATACCCTGATTGAGGAGATCCTGCCATCCTATCGGGTTACGCAGGAGATGGAAAAACTTCCACGAATATCACTATGGCTGCGCCTGCTCAAACCAAGTTGGGGATGGATCATGATCACGGGTTTATTGTGGTATTTCAAACCATTGGTGTTTGGGCAGAAACATGCTTGGTGGATGATTTCCGCGCTTCTGCTTGTGTGGATTGCAACATGCAGAGTGATGGATTTTTTCCATACTCGATACATTCTGCATCAGAATTTCATTCAACTTCGAACCGGTGCGCTCACTTCAACCCTCTTCATCTCCAAACGTGAGAAAGTCATCGAAGTGCAGATCACCCGTAATGTGTTACAGCGTTGGTTCGGTGTGGCTTCTGTTCATACGGTGAACCGTGCCAAACCAGTACTGCATCATCGGGCACATGACATTTCCCTGGATACGGCGAAATCATTTCAATCATGGTACATGGGTCGTACCCAAGATGTTCAGACCCGTTAATTGCAAGAGCAAGTGCAGGAAGACCAAACAAGGTTATTCTGTGCTTGCTCTTTTTAATTGAAGACAGAGGAGGAAGAACATCTTGATGAAAGCTGTGTTCTTTGATGTGGACGGTACATTGCTGAGCGAAATAGATCGGAGTTTATCACCGCGTACAGCTGAGTCGATCCGGGAGTTGATTCGTAAAGGCGTTCAAGTTGTACTCGTTACAGGCAGGCCCTATAATTTATGCGAAGAATTCAGAAATCTCGGAATCGATACGATCATTTCGGCTAATGGAGCATTGATCAAAGCATGTGATGAAGTGATACATAAGTCTGTACTTTCAACCCAGATGGTAAGAGCATTCAGTGAGTTTGCCGAGTTGCATGGGCACAGTATTTCATATTTTACAGAGTCATTTGAGACGAACGGGTTGTGTACAGCAGATGGTCGTGTTACTGATGCCTTAAGAGATACGCTTGGACTCATGGATTCTCCGCAGAAAATCAGCACGTTGGAACAGGACGTATATTGCATCTGCTTATATGCAGATGAAGCGGAGACGGAGAAGTTCCAATCCAGATTTCCTTCTTTACGATTCGTAAGATTCCATCCGTATGTAGTGAATGTGCTGGAAGCGAGCGAAGTCAGCAAATCTATAGCTGCAGAGAATGTTCTCGACTACCTGAAGATATCCAGAGAGGATACAATGGCCTTTGGCGATGGGGAGAATGACGTGGATCTGCTAATGTATGCGGGAATCGGAATTGCGATGGGAAATGGCGGAGAACGGATTAAACAAAGCGCCGATTATGTCACCCTGCGGGCAAGTGAAGATGGGGTCACCCATGCATTGAAGCAATTTAAGATTTTATGAGAATGTACAGATGAAAAAGATGAAGGATATCCCAATTGTGGATTTTCATGTAGAATGATATAGCACGTATTAAACCCTAAAGCATAGGGTGTTGATCGAAGGGTGACTTATGAAAAAGGTTGTTATCGTAATCCTGTCTCTTGTCGTACTTGTTGGTGTATCCTCTTCCGCTTATGCTCATCCAGGCAGACTGGATAAGAACGGTGGACATAACTGTTCAGCCAAATCCAAACAAAAGGGTCTGTGCACGGGTTATCACTATCACAAAAAGAAAAAATGAGAATGAGCTTTACAAGATAAACCCGGCCATCATTCAATGTATGGTTGGGTTTGCATGTGTACCTTTGATTTAAAATGATGGAGGCGGTTACACCATGCAGATACAGGAGATATGGGGATGGAATCATGACGATTTAGTGGAGATGCTGGCCGAGAGCTCCAGTGAGGGGTTCAGACATATCGAGCGATTAATCCATGAATATGAGACAGGAATTAATACATTCGAGCAAGAAGATGAAGCGCTTTTTGAATGCAGAGTGCACGATAAGGTGGTTGGGATCTGCGGTTTGAACAGAGATCCTTATTCTGAGGTGACTGATACCGGAAGAATTCGCAGACTTTATGTGATGAGAGAATTTCGAAGACATGGGGTTGGGCGCAGGCTGATGGATGCGGTTATTCAAAAAGCGGAAAATCATTACGCTCGACTGGTTCTGTACACGGATCAACCGGTTGCTGGATCTTTTTATCGCGAATTGGGATTTAGAGAAGTGACGAGTATGGAGAAGATAACGCATGCACTGGAATTGGGGGAGAAGGAAGATGGATCATATTAAAGCGGTTATTTTTGATTTGGATAATACAATTCTGAACAGGACGATGACCTTTGGCGGCTTCACGCAGCGTTTAATCAAGACCTATTTTGGTCACCTTGAGTCAACCGAAGATATAAGTAAACGAATTATTGAACTCGACCAGGATGGTTATAAGGACAAACCACTTCTGTTCAACGAATTGTTGAATGAACTGCCTTGGGCAGAGCATCCGCCACATGCAGAACTGATGGAGTTCTATGGCAGAGAGTATGTGCGAAGTTCAGTTCTGATGGAACAGGCGCGAGAAGTCGTTCAGCATCTGCGGGGGAAATACCAAACCGGGTTAATCACCAATGGGCAGACCGATATTCAGTATGGAAAAATCGATCAACTCGGTATCCGGGAGGATTACGACCATATTATTGTTTCAGAAGAGGCAGGAGTCAAAAAGCCCGATCCACGCATATTTCAGCTTGCGCTTGATCATTTCGGTCTAAGCCCAGAGCAATGTATCTACATTGGCGATCATCCGGTGAACGATATTGAGGGAGCAGCAAGCGTAGGCATGAGCACCATCTGGATGAAGGTCAACCAGCCGTGGCAGGACAGCATTACGTCGGGTCCTTTACATACGATTGAACATCTAAGTGAGTTAAAGAAACTGCTTTAGAAGACGGTTATATAAGTAAAATTTAATATCACAGTCTGGAAAGCGAGGAACATACATATGGAGATTAGACAGATGGCTACAGCGTTTTTGAGCAATGGCTCAGACATGCTGATGATGAAGAAGGCGGGTAGCAGATTGTTTGATTTTGAATTCTGGGGGGGCATTGGCGGACATCTGGAACAAGGGGAACTGAACACACCCATGACTGCCAGCTATCGGGAGATTGAAGAAGAGACAGGGTTCACGCAAGAGGATGTCGAACACTTTCGGCTTCGATATATTCTGTTGGAGGTTAACGGTGGTGAGATTTGGCAGCAGTTTATATATTTCGGAGAGACCACGCATCGACATTTTGTGGCCTCGGATGAAGGCGAGTTATTCTGGATACCGCTGGATGAGGTACTGGACTTGCATTCGTCTATTCTAATCAAAGCAACGCTCAGGCACTATTTACAACATCCGGGAGCAGAGGACATCTGGATTGGCAACGTTCAGAGCGGAACAGACCTAAAGGGCACTCCACAGGTAATATGGAACAAAATGCAGGAAACAAAATCATTTGAGCCAAAGGGGGTTATCCATAATGATGAAATATAGAACTGAGAGAAAAAAATGGAGAAGGATAAATTACCTGTTGATCACTGTACTGATTGCTATAATTCTTCCGAGTAGTCATGTAGAGGCAGCCAGCACGATTACAGTGAAAACGAAGGTCCAATATTACAAAGGACAGCCATACATACATCTAACAGGTGGAAAGAAATCTGTGACGGATAAGCTGAACAAGACATTTAAACTTCACGCAGTGAAAGCAGCTCGCCTGGACAAAGAAGAAAAGAAATCAAACAAAAATTATTTCTACATTACCATGGCCAGTGTAAAATACAATGCAAAAGAAAAGTTATCTATGGTATATGAAGATCATGTGTACACTGGCGGAGCACATGGAATGGATGCGACAAAATCATATAACTATGATTTAAGAACGGGGAAAGAACTGAAGCTAAGCGAGTATGTTAAAGATGATAATCAGATGGAGAAGGTAGAGAAATCAATCTCCAACAGTCTATTAGCCATGTATAATGCAGGAGTTTCAATTTTTGAAGAAAATATTTATGATTTTCAGCTTGATCAAACTTCTCAATTCTTTTTATATGATGAAGGCATCGTCATCCGATTCCATCCTTATGAGGTTGCACCCTACGCTAAAGGATTTGTAGATATCAAAGTCCCGTTCAGTAAATTCACCCAATAGATTTTTTGCAATAAAAGGCATGATTCAGTTCAATGAGATCATGCCTTTTTCTATCCGTCCAACGCAGACTTCCTATGGTGTGTGGAAAAGGGTTACCTTGCATTCAGAATGGACATCTGATTTCTGGTATCACACCTTAACGCTCAACATATTCGCTATTCAGGCTGACCGTAGCGGAGTGTAAATGCTATGGCAGCCTGAACGAGCGAATCAGTTTAATTTTGCATAGGGCAGTGGTGGTAGTTATGGGTTGTTGGAAGAAACTGATTTCATCAGACTACGCAGTAATAATTCGATTTTTCGTTTTTCTGTTCCGATGTTCTATAGCCTCCTCATAATCCCCGATCAGTGTATCAAAAATATGCTCCCACGACCGCTGCTCAGCCAGCTTTCTGCCTTCCAGTCCCATTATCCTCAATTGGTTCCCGTGATTTCCCCAGAGACATATCTCCCGAATCAGTGCATCAGCCTGACCAGGCTCGAATAACACACCGTTGCGGTTGTGGGATATCAGATCCTTTACACCTCCGGCATTGGCCGCCACCACAGGAAGTCCTGAAGCCATCGCTTCCAGTACCACATTGCCAAATGTCTCCGTAGAGGAAGGAAACACAAACAGATCTGCCGAAGCATACATAACAGCAAGTTCTTCGCCATGCATATAGCCTGTAAAGGTGACATTGGGTGGGGATTGCAGACGCATTCTCGGGAGAGATGGGCCGTCGCCAACGATAATCCAGTGAACACGGGACTGCATTTCCTGGGGCAGCTGCTGCATGGTAGTCGTGAGTGTAGCGATATCTTTTTCCGGGGCAATGCGTCCAACGTAGAGTAAAATAAGGGGAGCGGTGATGTGGTATCGTTCACGGATATCCGAGCTGCGTTTATCAGGTGAATACAGGTTGCAATCAATCCCGCGAGACCAAAGTTTCAAACGCTGAATGCCTTGGGCTTGAAGGGTGCTTAACGTTTCCTGCGATGGAGTTAGGGTTGCTTCACAGGCACGGTGGAACCACTGGATATACTTCCAGTAGAGAGGAATCATACTTTTCAACCGGTAGTATTCGAGATAACGATCGAAGTGGGTATGGTAGGAGACAACATGCGGAAGATGGTGTTTGAGCGCATACCTCAGACCAAGCAATCCCATATTAAAAGGTGTGGCGATATGCAACAGATCGGGTTGAAAGGTTTGTAGCTGCTTGTGCGTGTCTGTTCTGTTGGGTAGAGCAATGCGGCATTCGGGATACAGAAAAAAAGGGATGTTGGCAACCGATCTGACTTGAGTCTCATGGCTTCCTTCAATGATGGAGTTCGGAGTAAACAGCAAATGTTCAATTCTTCTGCGGTTCAGATGGTTACTCAAGCGGTGGAGCGTGCCAGCAACACCATTGGTTTCCGGAAGATAGGTGTCTGTGAACAAGGCCAGGCGCATCATTACCCCTCCCAAGACTCGTGATGACAAGATCATAACAGCGGAACATTTTCCACAGGTCAAGTGCACGTTAACTTGACGATATTCCCTGTAAATTTGTTAAAAGGATAAACTATACAAACTTCCATAAGTTCAACTTGTATAGCTTATTCTGCTATGATGTAATAACGTGTCGGCGCAGTTGAACTTGAAATTTACACGAAACGGAGAGGGCAGAAACAAACTGAAGAAGCGGAGCGTTCGCCTTTATCACCGGATTTTCCCCTTTAATAAAGGGATTGAAAAAATCTGGGGATAACAGCGATCGGAAGTTTATTCTGACCGCGTAGTGGTCCAGTGTAAAAACATTCGTTCAAACTATTCAGACAGAGAGATACAGGAGGCAGAGAAAGATGAACAAGTTACAAGAAGAATTGCAGGAGTTGTTACCACTCGATCAGCTTGAAGAAATGTCAGGTGAAGAAGTGGTGGGGAGTGTTGCCATGGACCTTTATCGGGCTGAATTTGCGACGATTCGAGAAAGTGGGCAGGAACTTCCGCAAGTATTGCGAGATATCATTCTGATCATCGATCTGGATACCGAGCTGTCCATGAACGGGGTGACTGGTTTCCTTGAGAATGCCAGCGGACAGTATCTCGGTGAGACAATAGCAGCGATGGAGCGGATCGGCAATGATGCAGATGCCGTGATCCTGAAGAAAATAGAACAGATGTTGTCCGAGAGCGGCGTAACGCACGGGCAATTACGAGATAATGTGAATGGCCTGTCCGAAGATGACATCACGACAAGCCTGCAAATACACGGGGAACAGATTCATGAGGTATTACAGCAGATTGAACTGGAAGCCGCGAATTTAAGCATGCAATCGGATAACGAAGAAAGCTTTGACCTGCTGTATCAATATGTGGATGAAAATAAAGATCGTCTAAAACAGGAGATGCAGCACGTTTTGTCTAATTGAGTGGGAAGAGATCTTGTATAAAGAAATCCTTCACAACATTATTTGAGGAGGCAAAATGACAAGCATGAATAAACGATTAGCGATGGAATCCTTTTTGGTTACCTTGTTATTCATCATCGGTTTTGTAGCTTGGAATATCGTTCAAGGCATGGTCATGACCATGAATTATGTACCTGATCTGATGAACACCACTTCTTCGGGTACCCCATTGCAATCCAAGATTGCTTTTGGATCCATTGTTCAGTGGGATACAACATCCATAATCATGGCTGTTGCCGGATTCGTTTTGCTCACCGCAGTATATTACGGTCTTCGATTAAGAATGCAGCGCTGGACACAGCGTTCCTGAAGGTTTGTCCGCATGAGCTCCATGACTGTCCCAAGTACTTAAGCTGTCTTTGCATGGGGAGAACTTCGAAGCCTTATTACTCCGAAAATCAAAAACCGTCCTTCATCAGAACTGTCTGATAGAGGACGGTTTTTATTTGTTACACAAACTATAGATTAGATATGTTTGGATATAACTTCTTCCAATCCTTGAGCGACAGAATGTGCACCCCGCTCCAGATGTCTTTCATACAGATGCAGGCGGACGAAACTTTCATCCGTGCCCATCGCTTCCGAGAACATTCCACTGAGTCCACGAGCGCGGCGATCGATCTGTAATAACAGCTCCAGCGAATCGCCCATGGGATAGAACATGACTTCCAACTCATCCAGATGCCCACGGAATTTGTTTGTTGGTACAAATTCAAATTCCTGTACAAATGGCAGATTTCCGCCCAACTTTGGTGCATAGTCATTGGTGACTTCACGTAGTTTGAAACCAAGGATATCAATTGCATCGAGCACGGTGTTCATGTCTTTGCTAGGAACAACATGCAGTCTGTCCCGGTCTGAGGGGTCTACAGCACTTGAAATATCGAGGCCCGTTTCTACCCATACCTCTGCACGATGCAGTGTAATAGGCAGATTTTCTGGCAGGTCAAATGAGAAGTCTTTCTCCAATTTGGCTCCAGGCTGTAATGTGAAACCTTCGGTGAGCAGATATTTGGCTATAACGGCTGTCTCTTTTACTTTGCGATCATCGCGCTCCCGTATGTAATGGGTTTTAATTGAAAGATAGATTCGATCTACATTCTGTTCCACATCTCCACCTTCAATGTACACAACCCCCGAGATGATTCCTCCAGGTGTGACCTCAGGTGTATGCAATTCTGTATTCACTTTGGCTGCTCCAACACCTACACTGGCTAACATTTTCTTAAAAAATGACATGCGCTCAACCTCCAGATCAGATGGTTTATTATATGGGATACATACGGCTTCGACCTTAATACGGAAGCTGGAAGAGAAGCGTTTCATATTTTAATAAAGATATATCACATATCCAAACAGGAGAATCGACTTACCTATGTCGAATGTTAGAATAAAGGGATTTTTTGTCAGGAGATGAAGCCGATTGAACACAGAATTTTCAGAACAGAAATATGGTGAAACGGGTGTCAAAACCAGCTTCGAGCAGATGGAGAATGGGGAACAAAAATATAAAATGATAGCAGAAGATGGCAGTTATTATTGTAGAACCGTTGCTTCTTCCCAGGGAGCATGGCAAAACAGTCATGTACATATCAATCTAACGGAGTTTTATGTGGTGCAAACCGGCTGGATTGCGTATGCCAGTTATGGAGACGATCAGATGTTTTCGATTCGAGTGATGCGTGCAGGAGAGCACATTATTGTCCAACCTGGAATCCACCATAATATATACATGTCTGCACATAGCGCGATACATACAATCAAGCATGGATTGAATGCCTCCAGTGATTGGACGGCATCCCCTGAGTTGGATAGGTTAACTCAATCTTTAACTGAGAAGGAACTACTCCAGAAGTAAGATTAACCAGACGGGAGGATCAGATAGATGCGTAAACATACAATATTTTGGATTACGGGAATAACGATAATCCTCTTGGTGACTCTGCTCATATACAGCTATGTTATTCCAAGTGTGAGTGCTCAGGATGTTGTGATGGCAGGCACAATCAGGCAGATTGATACGGATGTAGTCGAGGTAGAGTTAGAGATAACGCGAAAAAGAGAAGACAAGGATCAACATATGGTGTATCCCGTTGTTCCTGGATGGGAAGGGGTCACATTCACTGAAGAACAAGATGATGCGTGGTACATGCCTTCGTCTGTTGGCAGCTCCTATCTTGATCAAGTCATTCTGGAAAAGTATCTGAAGGCGCAGGGGAAAACCATGAAATCAGCTGATAATCTGATAGGATTTGCGATACCTGATGAGATAGGGAGTTACAAGTTGCGGTTAACGCTCAGATCTTCGGATGGAACGACTCAACCGCTTGAGAATCCCATGGTGTATTATGTTCACAACGAGCATTTGTTAGGAAAGGATCTGAGTTGGGTTACGGGTGAGAATCTGGAGATCAATAAGGAGTAATCAGAATGATGAATGTATATGAATCGAATGAAATCACCGTACGTTTCTTGGAAACAGAAGATGAACACCAT
Coding sequences:
- a CDS encoding HAD family hydrolase, producing the protein MDHIKAVIFDLDNTILNRTMTFGGFTQRLIKTYFGHLESTEDISKRIIELDQDGYKDKPLLFNELLNELPWAEHPPHAELMEFYGREYVRSSVLMEQAREVVQHLRGKYQTGLITNGQTDIQYGKIDQLGIREDYDHIIVSEEAGVKKPDPRIFQLALDHFGLSPEQCIYIGDHPVNDIEGAASVGMSTIWMKVNQPWQDSITSGPLHTIEHLSELKKLL
- a CDS encoding PH domain-containing protein translates to MSIQWNIPEQRLSPHAVNLWRISAIIWNVIGFLILAILLILDSIYGWKTWIGWILWGVTAISVLYAVWDIFIQPAWLYKHWYYDVNEEFLQLKRGALTKVHQIIPMAKVQSVTTNQGPLMRKYGLYSVSVGTMGSSHEIPALPEEVALALRHQIASYARINEVDE
- a CDS encoding GNAT family N-acetyltransferase codes for the protein MQIQEIWGWNHDDLVEMLAESSSEGFRHIERLIHEYETGINTFEQEDEALFECRVHDKVVGICGLNRDPYSEVTDTGRIRRLYVMREFRRHGVGRRLMDAVIQKAENHYARLVLYTDQPVAGSFYRELGFREVTSMEKITHALELGEKEDGSY
- a CDS encoding NUDIX domain-containing protein, whose product is MATAFLSNGSDMLMMKKAGSRLFDFEFWGGIGGHLEQGELNTPMTASYREIEEETGFTQEDVEHFRLRYILLEVNGGEIWQQFIYFGETTHRHFVASDEGELFWIPLDEVLDLHSSILIKATLRHYLQHPGAEDIWIGNVQSGTDLKGTPQVIWNKMQETKSFEPKGVIHNDEI
- a CDS encoding GNAT family N-acetyltransferase, giving the protein MDDKITIEPMTRSDAEGAYRVFETTIPAAFEQEGIGSLLVDIQDEIAHKKAMIHMALQAKNNIESSVFFLVAKMGDVIVGTISYGPCGKEIRECTEGRLNGIGELGSLYVLPEVQGQGVGSALILALITELQRLGIQQFCLDSGYQIAQKKWQRKFGEPYVVANNYWGEGTDHMVWLCEVQDFYSKMK
- a CDS encoding glycosyltransferase family 4 protein, whose translation is MMRLALFTDTYLPETNGVAGTLHRLSNHLNRRRIEHLLFTPNSIIEGSHETQVRSVANIPFFLYPECRIALPNRTDTHKQLQTFQPDLLHIATPFNMGLLGLRYALKHHLPHVVSYHTHFDRYLEYYRLKSMIPLYWKYIQWFHRACEATLTPSQETLSTLQAQGIQRLKLWSRGIDCNLYSPDKRSSDIRERYHITAPLILLYVGRIAPEKDIATLTTTMQQLPQEMQSRVHWIIVGDGPSLPRMRLQSPPNVTFTGYMHGEELAVMYASADLFVFPSSTETFGNVVLEAMASGLPVVAANAGGVKDLISHNRNGVLFEPGQADALIREICLWGNHGNQLRIMGLEGRKLAEQRSWEHIFDTLIGDYEEAIEHRNRKTKNRIITA
- a CDS encoding DUF3298 and DUF4163 domain-containing protein, translating into MMKYRTERKKWRRINYLLITVLIAIILPSSHVEAASTITVKTKVQYYKGQPYIHLTGGKKSVTDKLNKTFKLHAVKAARLDKEEKKSNKNYFYITMASVKYNAKEKLSMVYEDHVYTGGAHGMDATKSYNYDLRTGKELKLSEYVKDDNQMEKVEKSISNSLLAMYNAGVSIFEENIYDFQLDQTSQFFLYDEGIVIRFHPYEVAPYAKGFVDIKVPFSKFTQ
- a CDS encoding PH domain-containing protein, with protein sequence MIDMKRHHPLTMLWSLWKRVKNWFAIVLFLFVFRQGSESQWIFYGRIAFYVGVSISILSIILKWFTSRYAADDTAFHIYSGVFNRTRRTIPYTKVQNVNRHTTLFHRLFSVTSIRFETGIKGEDATFQIHVVSLSEAEQLEKIVAGHMAEEAETAGATEEHDTLDAVQAMEEGEAQSEPFITDEVMSLSAKEKQERVVHYHSTRKDIFKASFTSLSFLVLIPVLATLYSWVKDFFPDEEVTESLLLTWLDSWWIAGLLILVLLIISIALGIVRTFVKYGNFQITSDAKRIYISKGMMEQTSFSILKERVQAVKITQSPMKRLLGLAEVELTTAGSLGESEQEVNSLYPFLPVKQAYTLIEEILPSYRVTQEMEKLPRISLWLRLLKPSWGWIMITGLLWYFKPLVFGQKHAWWMISALLLVWIATCRVMDFFHTRYILHQNFIQLRTGALTSTLFISKREKVIEVQITRNVLQRWFGVASVHTVNRAKPVLHHRAHDISLDTAKSFQSWYMGRTQDVQTR
- a CDS encoding YHYH domain-containing protein, which gives rise to MKKVVIVILSLVVLVGVSSSAYAHPGRLDKNGGHNCSAKSKQKGLCTGYHYHKKKK
- a CDS encoding sporulation protein; this translates as MSFFKKMLASVGVGAAKVNTELHTPEVTPGGIISGVVYIEGGDVEQNVDRIYLSIKTHYIRERDDRKVKETAVIAKYLLTEGFTLQPGAKLEKDFSFDLPENLPITLHRAEVWVETGLDISSAVDPSDRDRLHVVPSKDMNTVLDAIDILGFKLREVTNDYAPKLGGNLPFVQEFEFVPTNKFRGHLDELEVMFYPMGDSLELLLQIDRRARGLSGMFSEAMGTDESFVRLHLYERHLERGAHSVAQGLEEVISKHI
- a CDS encoding Cof-type HAD-IIB family hydrolase, encoding MMKAVFFDVDGTLLSEIDRSLSPRTAESIRELIRKGVQVVLVTGRPYNLCEEFRNLGIDTIISANGALIKACDEVIHKSVLSTQMVRAFSEFAELHGHSISYFTESFETNGLCTADGRVTDALRDTLGLMDSPQKISTLEQDVYCICLYADEAETEKFQSRFPSLRFVRFHPYVVNVLEASEVSKSIAAENVLDYLKISREDTMAFGDGENDVDLLMYAGIGIAMGNGGERIKQSADYVTLRASEDGVTHALKQFKIL